The Bombyx mori chromosome 16, ASM3026992v2 region ggtaggcagcggctttgctgacgtccatgagcgacggtgaccacttaccatcaggtgggccgtatgctcgtctgcctacaaaggcaataaaaaaacctgggGCTTTTTTTGAAAAGGTTGCCAACTAGGTCAGTAGTTAGAAAATGctacttttaatatttatctacttgGTTATATTAGATGCAGGCCAGCTGCCACTAACTGTTAAAAGAATCCAAAATTTAAAGGTTTAAAATAATTCGTAatcatatatctatataataggttggggaaaaagtttctacgcattttttaagaaaattcgcaacatttttttatttagtttatttacatttaactaaagtatgtaagTACCATTttattcgataactttttgccatcttgtaggtagggacatgatcttattgctatagaaattttggggcacctgatcaaaataccgcgacaattggttttggcagtcctctcgtgatgttaacctgacactgcctaaagaattctgaagagaccgaatcagatggaaatctgaaggtggaaggtcaggactatacggtggatgcattaacacctccgaGCCAagctcttaatttttgctgagtggctaaagatgtgtgaggtctagcgttatcatgatgaaaaaccacaccctttctattgattaattccggtcgctttctctcaacttcttgctttaatctcatcagttgttcgcagtagagttcagaatcgatggtcctgcctggtggtaacagctcataatgaataatgcccttccaatcccacacacacacacacacagcatcaccttgttgcgagttaacccgggtttcgccacagtctgtgaagcctgaccacCTTTGAGGTTTTTTTCAGTGAGCTcatgaggtacccaaatatcgagcttttttgtgtacccagtttttttcaaatgtgccAAAATTGTTTTGTgctcaattcccagttcttcagctacatCGTAACTAccgatatgccgatcttgctccactttttcataaatggcatccattttatccgtaatagggcgaccagagcgacgtgcatctttgacataaaaatttccggattgaaaacgcttaacccaaatttgtgctactctcacagacactgcactaggtccataaacatcacaaagttttttcgcggcttgcgttgcatttttaaattttttgtaggtacgaaaaataaatgaaaatcacacattttctaaaattgaatttggaattatcttctttaaaatttaaacttttaatgacacCAAAACCATCCATATACAAATAGTAcctatagccaaagagattttattacaatttcatacatacataatgcgaaaagactttttccccaattgttaaatagaaaaaaaaaagaatttcatattttcagtacaaatcggcaatttcttAATTTAACCTCTAATTTAAAATCAGTCTAAAAATGACATTAGCTGTCATAGACTTAGGTAAGGAACGTCACTTGGATTATTTAAAGCGGGGTTATAACAAAAAATGTTACCCGGTGAAGCCGGAGTAATTGATAAGGACACATTTGtgcaatttatataaaaacttcTAACTTCTACGGATTATTTCAAAATCGAAAATATAGACGGTTCAAATTTATTGTCTTCTCATCGAAAACGAAGTATTCACTCCGGCaattctttttactggtggtaggacctcttgtgagtccgcgcagttGGGtatcgccaccctgcctatttctgccgtgaagcagtaatgcgtttcggtttgaagggtggggcagccgttgtaactatacttgagactttagaacttgtatctcaaggtgggtggcgcatttacgtcgtagatgtctatgggctccagtaaccatttaacaccaggtgggatgtgacctcgtccacccatctaagaaataaaaataaaaaaaacaatagtgaaTATAAATTTGAGGTAAGTGTTACAATCAAATCCAAGCTTCGACATTTGTATTAAGTCCACTACAccttattacaaataaataggagttattaaataaaatgcaaactttattattcatattattataatttctagAAATCTGCAAACACTTTTATTTCGCTTAAATCTAATACAATGCAAAACTGGTCATCGAATCCAACGTTTTAGTCTCTATTTCTATAACGAAAGTTATAAATGACGctgaattgtttttgtttggtACGATACGACACGGATTTACATGCATCTAAGAAATACTTTAATAGCTATCAGTTATAGTAATGTGATCCTACACAACACAGTGTTGccaaatgaaaaattatttgtaaCAGTTTGAAAATTAacgtataaaatactagctgacccggcagacatcgtagtgcctcaattgataagtAAAAAACctatacttttgtataaaataaacttaaaacaatcaaaaggaatccgtccgacgggggacacatcaaaagaaaaacaaaattattgtttttatttaattccgagcattttcatatttatctacattttaaaccttctctggacttccacaaataattcaagaccaaaatttgccaaatcggtccagccgttctcgagttttagcgagactaacgaacagcaattcatttttatataaatagataagaAAGTATATAAACGTTCCCTTGGTCTATTGAATCTTTGAAAACAGCTATCCTAGAAAGTACTATAAAGGATTTTAGTAAGAGTCCCTGTCGTATCGTATCGACACATAAAAATGCGTATTTAAGCACCGAGCTGCTTGTACAGAATAGGGACGTAGTCGTCATACTGCGCTTCGTAGAAGTTGCCCGCAATCGGATCCCCTAGGTTGTACTTCTTGGCGAACTCGGCAATTTTGAAATTGGCACGTTTGTCGCTCGAACTGTGGAATTAGTTTGATTATTTGTCGTTATATCATCAGCGCTAAAATGTTGAGACaaatttttagttatatattttgtttggtaACGAATTTCAGCTTAAtataatgaagtcgtcgtggcctaaaggataagacgtccggtggattcgtatgtagcgatgcaccggtgttcgaatcccgcaggcggataccaatttttctaatgaaatatgtacttaacaaatgttcacgattgacttccacggtgaaggaataacatcgtgtaataaaaatcaactcgcaaaaaaattataatttgcgtaattaggtggtaggacctcttgtgagtccgcgcgggtagctaccaccaccccgccgcctatttctgccgtgaagcagtaatgcgtttcggtttgaagggtggggcagccgttgtaactatacgggagatcttagaactcatatctcaatgtgggtgacgcatttacgttgtagtacgttacgtagatgtctatgagctccagtaagcacttaaaacaccagatgggctgtgagctcgtccacccatctaagcaataaaaaaaaacaatgacttCTTCTTAATTTCTCACTGATATCTCAAAATGAATTCTAGCCACCTTGAAACGTGAGGTCAAATTACATTGTATCACGTCTAACCCGCCCTTCAAAACTAGTAAATCCGGCAGAAGTCGAATGGTAATTTTTACTCATCAAAAGAATATCTTGCAAATAGAAACTGCAAGCGTATCATTGCTACTTTTGAGGTATACCCATAAGTGTTCACCGTTTACGTTTAAACCATATAAAATACACTCTTTAAAATAACCAAACAAGTCTAAAAATGTTTTGACTATTTCCATGCCTCACTTTCTAGGTTAATTGGCAGAACAGCTCCGCATTACTTATAGCTGCTCAttttggaatagcctcttaggccacCAGCTTATAGGGAATAAAAAGTAGGTGAGGTTGTATTGAAAGCAAAGTTAATGTGCTTGTTTACaaatactagtggtaggacctcttgtgagtccacacggctAGGTagcactaccctgcctatttctgccgtgaggcagtaatgcgtttcggtttgaagggtggggcagccgttgtaactatactgagaccttagaacttatatctcaaggtgggtggcgcatttacgtcgtagatgtctatgggctccagtaaccacttaacaccagggctgtgagctcgtccaccaaactaagcaataaaaaaaagtttaaaacttACGTGTTAGTGAGTCTCGGCTCGTCGAATGTGAGCTTCGATGGTTGTTTGTACAAGAGGAACACGTATCTGTGCAGGCCTGTCTTTTCCGGAGGTCCAGAGCCCACGTACTGGGACAAAGTTTCGCCGGAGTTTACCTCGTTGCCCTGGATGTTGCCAACCAGCCAGTGGTGCCATTCGCGAAATGTGGGTTCTTTACGGGACGGCGCATCAGGGTCTGTTCAGGGAGACGATTTTTGTCTCAACTATTCCTCTTTATTTACGAATGAACTGGCGATGCCAATAGATGTGAATGTATATTCATTTGAATTGTAGTCTCAATTTGATACAAGATTAGTGCTTATCGATGATCTTATGTGAAAATTATAGGAGAAGTGATCTCTTGTGAGACAGTAGTAGTAAACATCTTGTAATTAAACACCGATTGCTAAGATTAGGATTATTTGACCAAAGGGTTTTAGTTGCGAACAATATAAGCACTTAAGTTGCTTACCGGTCATGGCCAGAGTGTAGTACTGTCCTGGCTCCGCGTCCCATTTCACTGAAGGCTCGTCTTTCACCTGAGTTGGAGTCAGCTCATTACCTTCTTTAACTTCGACTCCGCTTGGGTATTTCACCTGAAAATGTACGTAGCACTACACCATCCTTCCAGTTCAGTTCACTTTTGCTTCAACCCGAGAGATCCTCATAGTAATgtagaattattttattcatattattatgtactatttgggaaggaaatttacgtgagctcTAAGTGTCGAACTGGCTAGatgttgcgcagcgccgggatgaatggcaaagtttattgtcggaggccaagacccacttcggggtcatagcgccagcgcagtagtagtagtagtagtgaatgatattttttgtttaggtcaataattgcaaatataaatattggtaAATGAAAGgacaaaaatgtttattgacAGACATAATTGGTCCTTATTAATTACTGGTTGAAGGCTCCTTTTAGGCAAATAATACTTGTGTTAGGAGACTCCGCTCTGCCCAAAGTTGTACATAAAATGGAACTTAGCCTAAAAAAGACAAGATTCTTAAGAGTTTCAGGCAGTTGCGTCCCCAGGtccttattttaataattccaTCTTATTATTGAGTGCCATTCAGCTCTTATCTACAGATCAATTTATCCACAATACTATGGCCACAAAGCAGGTTAGGCACTTCGGTTTggacggtggggcagccgttatacaacataattgagatttcgaccgtATGACTTCGCAGATTTGGCAGCATACACGTTAAAATGTCTATAACCTccggtggactgtgagctagtTCATCCACCTATGCAACAAATACAATACAGAACAAGTTTGAACATCTAGCGCGTTTTGAAATCCTGTCGCCAATCCGTACCCGTTTGCTATcttataaaataatcataagaCTGGTTAATCAAT contains the following coding sequences:
- the LOC100101169 gene encoding phosphatidylethanolamine binding protein isoform 2 (isoform 2 is encoded by transcript variant 2); the encoded protein is MVNFRVLTRAMSTVAKSFEASQVVPDVIPKAPAALLQVKYPSGVEVKEGNELTPTQVKDEPSVKWDAEPGQYYTLAMTDPDAPSRKEPTFREWHHWLVGNIQGNEVNSGETLSQYVGSGPPEKTGLHRYVFLLYKQPSKLTFDEPRLTNTSSDKRANFKIAEFAKKYNLGDPIAGNFYEAQYDDYVPILYKQLGA
- the LOC100101169 gene encoding phosphatidylethanolamine binding protein isoform 1 (isoform 1 is encoded by transcript variant 1), encoding MSTVAKSFEASQVVPDVIPKAPAALLQVKYPSGVEVKEGNELTPTQVKDEPSVKWDAEPGQYYTLAMTDPDAPSRKEPTFREWHHWLVGNIQGNEVNSGETLSQYVGSGPPEKTGLHRYVFLLYKQPSKLTFDEPRLTNTSSDKRANFKIAEFAKKYNLGDPIAGNFYEAQYDDYVPILYKQLGA
- the LOC100101169 gene encoding phosphatidylethanolamine binding protein isoform X1, which encodes MGALIRCAIVLLTVATMVNFRVLTRAMSTVAKSFEASQVVPDVIPKAPAALLQVKYPSGVEVKEGNELTPTQVKDEPSVKWDAEPGQYYTLAMTDPDAPSRKEPTFREWHHWLVGNIQGNEVNSGETLSQYVGSGPPEKTGLHRYVFLLYKQPSKLTFDEPRLTNTSSDKRANFKIAEFAKKYNLGDPIAGNFYEAQYDDYVPILYKQLGA